In Prunus dulcis plastid, complete genome, one DNA window encodes the following:
- the ycf2 gene encoding hypothetical chloroplast RF21, translating into MKGHQFKSWIFELREILREIKNSHYFLDSWTKFNSVGSFIHIFFHQERFIKLLDSRIWSILLSRNSHLQGSTSNRYFTIKGVVLFVVAVLIYRINNRKMVERKNLYLTGLLPIPMNFIGPRNDTLEESFGSSNINRLIVSLLYLPKGKKISESCFLDPKESTWVLPITKKCIMPESNWGSWWWRNWIGKKRASSCKISNETVAGIEISFKEKDIKYLEFLFVYYMDDPIRKDHDWELFDRLSPRKRRNIINLNSGQLFEILVKDWICYLMFAFREKIPVEAEGFFKQQGAGSTIQSNEIEHVSHLFSRNKCAMQNCAQFHMRQFLQDLFFSWGKNPHESDFLRNISRENWLDNVWLLNKDRFFSKIRNVSSNIQYDSTRSSFVQVTDSSQLKGSSDQSRDHFDSISNEDSEYHTLINQREIQQLKERSILWDPSFLQTERTEIESDRFPKCLSGYSSMSRLFTEREKQMNKHLLPEEIEEFLGNPTRSIRSFFSDRWSELHLGSNPTERSTRDQKLLKKEQDVSFVPSRRSENKEIVNIFKIITYLQNTVSIHPISSDPGCDMVPKDELDMDSSNKISFLNKNPFFDLFHLFHDRNRGGYTLHHDFESEERFQEMADLFTLSITEPDLVYHKGFAFSIGLDQKQFLNEVFNSRDESKKKSLLVLPPIFYEENESFYRRIRKKWVRTSCGNDLEDPKPKIVVFASNNIMEAVNQYRLIRNLIQIQYSTYGYIRNVLNRFFLMNRSDRNFEYGIQRDQIGNDTLNHRTIMKYTINQHLSNLKKSQKKWFDPLIFISRTERSVNRDPNAYRYKWSNGSKNLQEHLEHFISEQKSRFHFQVVFDRLRINQYSIDWSEVIDKKDLSKSLPFFLSKLLLFLSKFLLFLSNSLPFFFVSFGNIPIHRSEIHIYELKGPNDQLCNQLLESIGLQIVHFKKLKPFLLDDHETSQKSKFLINGGTISPFLFNKIPKWMIDSFHTRNNRRKSFDNMDSYFSMISHDQDNWLNPVKPFHRSSLISSFYKANRLRFLNNPHHFCFYCNKGFPFYVEKARINNYDFTYGQFLNILFIRKKIFSLCGGKKKYAFLERDTISPIELQVSNIFIPNDFPQNGDERYNLYKSFHFPIRSDPFVRRAIYSIADISGTLLTEGQIVNFERTYCQPLSDMNLSDSEGKNLHQYLNFNSNMGLIHTPCSEKYLPSEKRKKRGLCLKKCLEKGQMYRTFQRDSAFSTLSKWNIFQTYMPWFLTSTGYKYLNFIFLDTFSDLLPILSSSQKFVSIFHDIMHGSDISWRILQKKLCLPQWNLISDISSKCLHNLLPSEEMIHRNNESSLISTHLRSPNVREFLYSILFLLLVAGYLVRTHLLFVSRAYSELQTEFERVKSLMIPSYMIELRKLLDRYPTSELNSFWLKNLFLVAREQLGDSLEEIRGSASVGNMLWGGGPAYGVKSIRSKKKYLNINLIDIISIIPNPINRIAFSRNTRHLSHTSKEIYSLIRKRKNVNGDWIDDKIESWVSNSDSIDDKEREFLVQFSTLTTEKRIDQILLSLTHSDHLSKNGSGYQMIEQPGAIYLRYLVDIHKKYLMNYEFNTSCLAERRIFLAHYQTITYSQTSCGANSFHFPSHGKPFSLRLALSLSRGILVIGSLGTGRSYLVKYLATNSYVPFITVFLNKFLDNKPKGFLVDDSDDIDDSDDIDDSDDRDFDTELELLTMMNALTMGMMPEIDRFYITLQFELAKAMSPCIIWIPNIHDLDVNESNYLSLGLLVNYLSRDCERCSTRNILVIASTHIPKKVDPALIAPNKLNTCIKIRRLLIPQQRKHFFTLSYTRGFHLEKKMFHTNGFGSITMGSNVRDLVALTNEALSISITQKKSIIDTNIIRSALHRQTWDLRSQVRSVQDHGILFYQIGRAVAQNVLLSNCSIDPISIYMKKKSCNEGDSYLYKWYFELGTSMKKLTILLYLLSCSAGSVAQDLWSLPRPDEKNGITSYGLVENDSDLVHGLLEVEGAPVGSSRTEKDCSQFDNDRVTLLLRPEPRNPLDMMQNGSCSIVDQRFLYEQYESEFEEGEGVLDPQRIEEDLFNHIVWAPRIWRPWGFLFDCIERPNELGFPYWVRSFRGKRIIYDEEDGLQENDSEFLQSGTMQYQTRDRSSKEQGFFRISQFIWDPADPLFFLFKDQPFISVFSHREFFADEEMSKGLLTSQTDLPTSIYKRWFIKNTQERYFELLIHRQRWLRTNSSLSNGFFRSNTPSESYQYLSKLFLSNGTLLDQMTKTLLRKRWLFPDEMKIGFM; encoded by the coding sequence ATGAAAGGACATCAATTCAAATCCTGGATTTTCGAATTGAGAGAGATATTGAGAGAGATCAAGAATTCTCACTATTTCTTAGATTCATGGACCAAATTCAATTCAGTGGGATCTTTTATTCACATTTTTTTCCATCAAGAACGTTTTATAAAACTCTTGGACTCCCGAATTTGGAGTATCCTACTTTCACGCAATTCACATTTACAGGGTTCAACAAGCAATCGATATTTCACGATCAAGGGTGTAGTACTATTTGTAGTAGCGGTCCTTATATATCGTATTAACAATCGAAAGATGGTCGAAAGAAAAAATCTCTATTTGACAGGGCTTCTTCCTATACCTATGAATTTCATTGGACCCAGAAATGATACATTGGAAGAATCTTTTGGGTCTTCCAATATCAATAGGTTGATTGTTTCGCTCCTGTATCTTCCAAAAGGAAAAAAGATCTCTGAGAGCTGTTTCCTGGATCCGAAAGAGAGTACTTGGGTTCTCCCAATAACTAAAAAGTGTATCATGCCTGAATCTAACTGGGGTTCGTGGTGGTGGAGGAACTGGATCGGAAAAAAGAGGGCTTCTAGTTGTAAGATATCTAATGAAACCGTCGCTGGAATTGAGATCTCATTCAAAGAGAAAGATATAAAATATCTGGAGTTTCTTTTTGTATATTATATGGATGATCCGATCCGAAAGGACCATGATTGGGAATTGTTTGATCGTCTTTCTCCGAGGAAGAGGCGAAACATAATCAACTTGAATTCGGGACAGCTATTCGAAATCTTAGTGAAAGACTGGATTTGTTATCTCATGTTTGCTTTTCGTGAAAAAATACCAGTTGAAGCGGAGGGTTTCTTCAAACAACAAGGAGCTGGGTCAACCATTCAATCAAATGAAATTGAGCATGTTTCCCATCTCTTCTCGAGAAACAAGTGTGCTATGCAAAATTGTGCTCAATTTCATATGCGGCAATTCCTCCAAGATCTCTTCTTTAGTTGGGGGAAAAATCCGCACGAATCGGATTTTTTGAGGAACATATCGAGAGAGAATTGGTTAGACAATGTGTGGTTGTTAAACAAGGATCGGTTTTTTAGCAAGATACGGAATGTATCGTCAAATATTCAATATGATTCCACAAGATCTAGTTTCGTTCAAGTAACGGATTCTAGCCAATTGAAAGGATCCTCTGATCAATCCAGAGATCATTTCGATTCCATTAGTAATGAGGATTCAGAATATCACACATTGATCAATCAAAGAGAGATTCAACAACTAAAAGAAAGATCGATTCTTTGGGATCCTTCTTTTCTTCAAACGGAACGAACAGAGATAGAATCAGACCGATTTCCTAAATGCCTTTCTGGATATTCCTCAATGTCCCGGCTATTCACGGAACGTGAGAAGCAGATGAATAAGCACCTGCTTCCGGAAGAAATCGAAGAATTTCTTGGGAATCCTACAAGATCCATTCGTTCTTTTTTCTCTGACAGATGGTCAGAACTTCATCTGGGTTCGAATCCTACTGAGAGGTCCACTAGAGATCAGAAATTGTTGAAGAAAGAACAAGATGTTTCTTTTGTCCCTTCCAGGCGATCGGAAAATAAAGAAATAGTTAATATATTCAAGATAATTACGTATTTACAAAATACCGTCTCAATTCATCCTATTTCATCAGATCCGGGATGTGATATGGTTCCGAAGGATGAACTGGATATGGACAGTTCCAATAAGATTTCATTCTTGAACAAAAATCCATTTTTTGATTTATTTCATCTATTCCATGACCGGAACAGGGGGGGATACACGTTACACCACGATTTTGAATCAGAAGAGAGATTTCAAGAAATGGCAGATCTATTCACTCTATCAATAACCGAGCCGGATCTGGTGTATCATAAGGGATTTGCCTTTTCTATTGGATTGGATCAAAAACAATTCTTGAATGAGGTATTCAACTCCAGGGATGAATCGAAAAAGAAATCTTTATTGGTTCTACCTCCTATTTTTTATGAAGAGAATGAATCTTTTTATCGAAGGATCAGAAAAAAATGGGTCCGGACCTCCTGCGGGAATGATTTGGAAGATCCAAAACCAAAAATAGTGGTATTTGCTAGCAACAACATAATGGAGGCAGTCAATCAATATAGATTGATCCGAAATCTGATTCAAATCCAATATAGCACCTATGGGTACATAAGAAATGTATTGAATCGATTCTTTTTAATGAATAGATCCGATCGCAACTTCGAATATGGAATTCAAAGGGATCAAATAGGAAATGATACTCTGAATCATAGAACTATAATGAAATATACGATCAACCAACATTTATCAAATTTGAAAAAGAGTCAGAAGAAATGGTTCGATCCTCTTATTTTTATTTCTCGAACCGAGAGATCCGTGAATCGGGATCCTAATGCATATAGATACAAATGGTCCAATGGGAGCAAGAATTTACAGGAACATTTGGAACATTTCATTTCTGAGCAGAAGAGCCGTTTTCATTTTCAAGTAGTGTTCGATCGATTACGTATTAATCAATATTCGATTGATTGGTCTGAGGTTATCGACAAAAAAGATTTGTCTAAGTCACTTCCTTTCTTTTTGTCCAAGTTACTTCTTTTTTTGTCCAAGTTTCTTCTCTTTTTGTCTAACTCACTTCCTTTTTTCTTTGTGAGTTTCGGGAATATCCCCATTCATAGGTCCGAGATCCACATCTATGAATTGAAAGGTCCGAATGATCAACTCTGCAATCAGTTGTTAGAATCAATAGGTCTTCAAATCGTTCATTTCAAAAAATTGAAACCCTTCTTATTGGATGATCATGAGACTTCCCAAAAATCTAAATTCTTGATCAATGGAGGAACAATATCACCATTTTTGTTCAATAAGATACCGAAGTGGATGATTGACTCATTCCATACTAGAAATAATCGCAGGAAATCTTTTGATAACATGGATTCCTATTTCTCAATGATATCCCACGATCAAGACAATTGGCTGAATCCCGTGAAACCATTTCATAGAAGTTCATTGATATCTTCTTTTTATAAAGCAAATCGACTTCGATTCTTGAATAATCCACATCACTTCTGCTTCTATTGTAACAAAGGATTCCCTTTTTATGTGGAAAAGGCCCGTATCAATAATTATGATTTTACGTATGGACAATTCCTCAATATCTTGTTCATTCGCAAGAAAATATTTTCTTTGTGCGGCGGTAAAAAAAAATATGCTTTTTTGGAGAGAGATACTATTTCACCAATCGAGTTACAGGTGTCTAACATATTCATACCTAACGATTTTCCACAAAATGGTGACGAAAGGTATAACTTGTACAAATCTTTCCATTTTCCAATTCGATCCGATCCATTCGTTCGTAGAGCTATTTACTCGATCGCAGACATTTCTGGAACACTTCTAACAGAGGGACAAATAGTAAATTTTGAAAGAACTTATTGTCAACCTCTTTCAGATATGAATCTGTCTGATTCAGAAGGGAAGAACTTGCATCAGTATCTCAATTTCAATTCAAACATGGGTTTGATTCACACTCCATGTTCTGAGAAATATTTACCATCCGAAAAGAGGAAAAAACGGGGTCTTTGTCTAAAGAAATGCCTTGAGAAAGGGCAGATGTATAGAACCTTTCAACGAGATAGTGCTTTTTCAACTCTCTCAAAATGGAATATATTCCAAACATATATGCCATGGTTCCTTACTTCGACAGGATACAAATATCTAAATTTTATATTTTTAGATACTTTTTCAGACCTATTGCCGATACTAAGTAGCAGCCAAAAATTTGTATCCATTTTTCATGATATTATGCATGGATCAGATATATCATGGCGAATTCTTCAGAAAAAATTGTGTCTTCCACAATGGAATCTGATAAGTGATATTTCGAGTAAGTGTTTACATAATCTTCTTCCGTCCGAAGAAATGATTCATCGAAATAATGAGTCATCATTGATATCGACACATCTGAGATCGCCAAATGTTCGGGAGTTCCTCTATTCAATCCTTTTCCTTCTTCTTGTTGCTGGATATCTCGTTCGTACACATCTTCTCTTTGTTTCTCGAGCCTATAGTGAGTTACAGACAGAGTTCGAAAGGGTCAAATCTTTGATGATTCCATCATACATGATTGAGTTGCGAAAACTTCTGGATAGGTATCCTACATCTGAACTGAATTCTTTCTGGTTAAAGAATCTCTTTCTAGTTGCTCGGGAACAATTAGGAGATTCTCTAGAAGAAATACGGGGTTCTGCTTCTGTCGGCAACATGCTATGGGGTGGTGGTCCCGCTTATGGGGTCAAATCAATACGTTCTAAGAAGAAATATTTGAATATCAATCTCATCGATATCATAAGTATCATACCAAATCCCATCAATCGAATCGCTTTTTCGAGAAATACGAGACATCTAAGTCATACAAGTAAAGAGATCTATTCATTGATAAGAAAAAGAAAAAACGTGAACGGTGATTGGATTGATGATAAAATAGAATCCTGGGTCTCGAACAGTGATTCGATTGATGATAAAGAAAGAGAATTCTTGGTTCAGTTCTCCACCTTAACGACAGAAAAAAGGATTGATCAAATTCTATTGAGTCTGACTCATAGTGATCATTTATCAAAGAATGGCTCTGGTTATCAAATGATTGAACAACCGGGAGCAATTTACTTACGATACTTAGTTGACATTCATAAAAAGTATCTAATGAATTATGAGTTCAATACATCCTGTTTAGCAGAAAGACGGATATTCCTTGCTCATTATCAGACAATCACTTATTCACAAACCTCCTGTGGGGCTAATAGTTTTCATTTCCCATCTCATGGAAAACCCTTTTCGCTCCGCTTAGCCCTATCCCTCTCTAGGGGTATTTTAGTGATAGGTTCTCTAGGAACTGGACGATCCTATTTGGTCAAATACCTAGCGACAAACTCCTATGTTCCTTTCATTACAGTATTTCTGAACAAGTTCCTGGATAACAAGCCCAAGGGTTTTCTTGTTGATGATAGTGACGATATTGATGATAGCGACGATATTGATGATAGTGACGACCGTGACTTTGATACGGAGCTAGAGCTTCTAACTATGATGAATGCGCTAACTATGGGTATGATGCCGGAAATAGACCGATTTTATATCACCCTTCAATTCGAATTAGCAAAAGCAATGTCTCCTTGCATAATATGGATTCCAAACATTCATGATCTGGATGTGAATGAGTCGAATTACTTATCCCTCGGTCTATTAGTGAACTATCTCTCCAGGGATTGTGAAAGATGTTCCACTAGAAATATTCTTGTTATTGCTTCGACTCATATTCCCAAAAAAGTGGATCCCGCTCTAATAGCTCCGAATAAATTAAATACATGCATTAAGATACGAAGGCTTCTTATTCCACAACAACGAAAGCACTTTTTCACTCTTTCATATACTAGGGGATTTCACTTGGAAAAGAAAATGTTCCATACTAATGGATTCGGGTCCATAACCATGGGTTCCAATGTACGAGATCTTGTAGCACTTACCAATGAGGCCCTATCGATTAGTATTACACAGAAGAAATCAATTATAGACACTAATATAATTAGATCTGCTCTTCATAGACAAACTTGGGATTTGCGATCCCAAGTAAGATCGGTTCAGGATCATGGGATCCTTTTCTATCAGATAGGAAGGGCTGTTGCACAAAATGTACTTCTAAGTAATTGCTCCATAGATCCTATATCTATCTATATGAAGAAGAAATCATGTAACGAAGGGGATTCTTATTTGTACAAATGGTACTTCGAACTTGGAACGAGCATGAAGAAATTAACGATACTTCTTTATCTTTTGAGTTGTTCTGCCGGATCGGTCGCTCAAGACCTTTGGTCTCTACCCCGACCCGATGAAAAAAATGGGATCACTTCTTATGGACTCGTTGAGAATGATTCTGATCTAGTTCATGGCCTATTAGAAGTAGAAGGCGCTCCGGTGGGATCCTCACGGACAGAAAAAGATTGCAGTCAGTTTGATAATGATCGAGTGACATTGCTTCTTCGGCCCGAACCAAGGAATCCCTTAGATATGATGCAAAATGGATCTTGTTCTATCGTTGATCAGAGATTTCTCTATGAACAATACGAATCGGAGTTTGAAGAAGGGGAAGGAGTCCTCGACCCGCAACGGATAGAGGAGGATTTATTCAATCACATAGTTTGGGCTCCTAGAATATGGCGCCCTTGGGGCTTTCTATTTGATTGTATCGAAAGGCCCAATGAATTGGGATTTCCCTATTGGGTCAGGTCATTTCGGGGCAAGCGGATCATTTATGATGAAGAGGATGGGCTTCAAGAGAATGATTCGGAGTTCTTGCAGAGTGGAACCATGCAGTACCAGACACGAGATAGATCTTCCAAAGAACAAGGCTTTTTTCGAATAAGCCAATTCATTTGGGACCCTGCGGATCCACTCTTTTTCCTATTCAAAGATCAGCCTTTTATCTCTGTGTTTTCACATCGAGAATTCTTTGCAGATGAAGAGATGTCAAAGGGGCTTCTTACTTCCCAAACAGATCTTCCTACATCTATATATAAACGCTGGTTTATCAAGAATACGCAAGAAAGGTACTTCGAATTGTTGATTCATCGCCAGAGATGGCTTAGAACCAATAGTTCATTATCTAATGGATTTTTCCGTTCTAATACTCCATCCGAGAGTTATCAGTATTTATCAAAGCTGTTCCTATCTAACGGAACGCTATTGGATCAAATGACAAAGACATTGTTGAGAAAAAGATGGCTTTTCCCGGATGAAATGAAAATTGGATTCATGTAA
- the ndhB gene encoding NADH-plastoquinone oxidoreductase subunit 2, with amino-acid sequence MIWHVQNENFILDSTRIFMKAFHLLLFDGSFIFPECILIFGLILLLMIDSTSDQKDIPWLYFISSTSLVMSITALLFRWREEPTISFSGNFQTNNFNEIFQFLILLCSTLCIPLSVEYIECTEMAITEFLLFVLTATLGGMFLCGANDLITIFVAPECFSLCSYLLSGYTKKDVRSNEATTKYLLMGGASSSILVHGFSWLYGSSGGEIELQEIVNGLINTQMYNSPGISIALIFITVGIGFKLSPAPSHQWTPDVYEGSPTPVVAFLSVTSKVAASASATRIFDIPFYFSSNEWHLLLEILAILSMILGNLIAITQTSMKRMLAYSSIGQIGYVIIGIIVGDSNGGYASMITYMLFYISMNLGTFACIVLFGLRTGTDNIRDYAGLYTKDPFLALSLALCLLSLGGLPPLAGFFGKLHLFWCGWQAGLYFLVSIGLLTSVVSIYYYLKIIKLLMTGRNQEITPHVRNYRRSPLRSNNSIELSMIVCVIASTIPGISMNPIIEIAQDTLF; translated from the exons ATGATCTGGCATGTACAGAATGAAAACTTCATTCTCGATTCTACGAGAATTTTTATGAAAGCCTTTCATTTGCTTCTCTTCGATGGAAGTTTTATTTTCCCAGAATGTATCCTAATTTTTGGCCTAATTCTTCTTCTGATGATCGATTCAACCTCTGATCAAAAAGATATACCTTGGTTATATTTCATCTCTTCAACAAGTTTAGTAATGAGCATAACGGCCCTATTGTTCCGATGGAGAGAAGAACCTACGATTAGCTTTTCGGGAAATTTCCAAACGAACAATTTCAACGAAATCTTTCAATTTCTTATTTTACTATGTTCAACTCTATGTATTCCTCTATCCGTAGAGTACATTGAATGTACAGAAATGGCTATAACAGAGTTTCTGTTATTCGTATTAACAGCTACTCTAGGAGGAATGTTTTTATGCGGTGCTAACGATTTAATAACTATCTTTGTAGCTCCAGAATGTTTCAGTTTATGCTCCTACCTATTATCTGGATATACCAAGAAAGATGTACGGTCTAATGAGGCTACTACGAAGTATTTACTCATGGGTGGGGCAAGCTCTTCTATTCTGGTTCACGGTTTCTCTTGGCTATATGGTTCATCCGGGGGAGAGATCGAGCTTCAAGAAATAGTGAATGGTCTTATCAATACACAAATGTATAACTCCCCAGGAATTTCAATTGCGCTTATATTCATCACTGTAGGAATTGGGTTCAAGCTTTCCCCAGCCCCTTCTCATCAATGGACTCCTGACGTATACGAAGGA TCTCCCACTCCAGTTGTTGCTTTTCTTTCTGTTACTTCGAAAGTAGCTGCTTCAGCTTCAGCCACTCGAATTTTCGATATTCCTTTTTATTTCTCATCAAACGAATGGCATCTTCTTCTGGAAATCCTAGCTATTCTTAGCATGATATTGGGGAATCTCATTGCTATTACTCAAACAAGCATGAAACGTATGCTTGCGTATTCGTCCATAGGTCAAATTGGATATGTAATTATTGGAATAATTGTTGGAGACTCAAATGGTGGATATGCAAGCATGATAACTTATATGCTGTTCTATATCTCCATGAATCTAGGAACTTTTGCTTGCATTGTATTATTTGGTCTACGTACCGGAACTGATAACATTCGAGATTATGCAGGATTATACACAAAAGATCCTTTTTTGGCTCTCTCTTTAGCCCTATGTCTCTTATCCTTAGGAGGTCTTCCTCCACTAGCAGGTTTTTTCGGAAAACTTCATTTATTCTGGTGTGGATGGCAGGCAGGCCTATATTTCTTGGTTTCAATAGGACTCCTTACGAGCGTTGTTTCTATCTACTATTATCTAAAAATAATCAAGTTATTAATGACTGGACGAAACCAAGAAATAACCCCTCACGTGCGAAATTATAGAAGATCCCCTTTAAGATCAAACAATTCCATCGAATTGAGTATGATTGTATGTGTGATAGCATCTACTATACCAGGAATATCAATGAACCCGATTATTGAAATTGCTCAGGATACCCTTTTTTAG
- the rps7 gene encoding ribosomal protein S7, with the protein MSRRGTAEEKTAKSDPIYRNRLVNMLVNRILKHGKKSLAYQIIYRAMKKIQQKTETNPLSVLRQAIRGVTPDIAVKARRVGGSTHQVPIEIGSTQGKALAIRWLLGASRKRPGRNMVFKLSSELVDAANGSGDAIRKKEETHRMAEANRAFAHFR; encoded by the coding sequence ATGTCACGTCGAGGTACTGCAGAAGAAAAAACTGCAAAATCCGATCCAATTTATCGTAATCGATTAGTTAACATGTTGGTTAACCGTATTCTGAAACACGGAAAAAAATCATTGGCTTATCAAATTATCTATCGAGCCATGAAAAAGATTCAACAAAAGACAGAAACAAATCCACTATCTGTTTTACGTCAAGCAATACGTGGAGTAACTCCCGATATAGCAGTAAAAGCAAGACGTGTAGGCGGATCGACTCATCAAGTTCCCATTGAAATAGGATCCACACAAGGAAAAGCACTTGCCATTCGTTGGTTATTAGGGGCATCTCGAAAACGTCCAGGTCGAAATATGGTTTTCAAATTAAGTTCCGAATTAGTGGATGCTGCCAACGGGAGTGGCGATGCCATACGCAAAAAGGAAGAGACTCATAGAATGGCAGAGGCAAATAGAGCTTTTGCACATTTTCGTTAA
- the ycf1 gene encoding hypothetical chloroplast RF19: MILKSFILGNLVSLCMKIINSVVVVGLYYGFLTTFSIGPSYLFLLRARVMEEGEEGTEKKVSATTGFITGQLMMFISIYYVPLHLALGRPHTITVLALPYLLFHFFWNNHKHFFDYGSTTRNSMRNLSIQCLFLNNLIFQLFNHFILPSSMLVRLVNIYMFRCNNKMLFVTSSFVGWLIGHILFMKWVGLVLGWIQQNNSIRSNVLIRSNKYLVSELRNSMARIFSILLFITSVYYLGRIPSPIVTKKLKETSETEETDVEIETTSETKGTKQEQEGSTEEDPSPSLFSEEKEDPYKIDETKEIRVNGKEKTKDQFHFKETRYKNRPVYETYYLDGNQEQENSKLEIFKK; this comes from the coding sequence ATGATTTTAAAATCTTTTATACTAGGTAATCTAGTATCCTTATGCATGAAGATAATCAATTCGGTCGTTGTGGTCGGACTCTATTATGGATTTCTGACCACATTCTCCATAGGGCCCTCTTATCTCTTCCTTCTCCGAGCTCGGGTTATGGAAGAAGGAGAAGAAGGAACCGAGAAGAAAGTATCAGCAACAACCGGTTTTATTACGGGACAGCTCATGATGTTCATATCGATCTATTATGTGCCTCTGCATCTAGCATTGGGTAGACCTCATACAATAACTGTCCTAGCTCTACCGTATCTTTTGTTTCATTTCTTCTGGAACAATCACAAACACTTTTTTGATTATGGATCTACTACCAGAAATTCAATGCGTAATCTTAGCATTCAATGTTTATTCCTGAATAATCTCATTTTTCAATTATTCAACCATTTCATTTTACCAAGTTCAATGTTAGTCAGATTAGTCAACATTTATATGTTTCGATGCAACAACAAGATGTTATTTGTAACAAGTAGTTTTGTTGGTTGGTTAATTGGTCACATTTTATTCATGAAATGGGTTGGATTGGTATTAGGCTGGATACAGCAAAATAATTCTATTAGATCTAATGTACTTATTAGATCTAATAAGTACCTTGTGTCAGAATTGAGAAATTCTATGGCTCGAATCTTTAGTATTCTCTTATTTATTACCAGTGTCTACTATTTAGGCAGAATACCGTCACCCATTGTTACTAAGAAACTGAAAGAAACCTCAGAAACGGAAGAAACAGATGTAGAAATAGAAACAACTTCCGAAACGAAGGGGACTAAACAGGAACAAGAGGGATCCACCGAAGAAGATCCTTCCCCTTCCCTTTTTTCGGAAGAAAAGGAGGATCCGTACAAAATCGATGAAACGAAAGAGATACGAGTGAATGGAAAGGAAAAAACAAAGGATCAATTCCACTTTAAAGAGACACGCTATAAAAATAGACCCGTTTATGAAACTTATTATCTGGATGGGAATCAAGAACAAGAAAATTCAAAGTTAGAAATATTTAAAAAATAA